The sequence below is a genomic window from Chitinispirillales bacterium ANBcel5.
AAATGGCCCAGAGCCACGGAGCAGAAATAATAAATTTCGATGAGGAAGATCCCGTCGAGGTAATTAGAGAGCTAACAGGGGGCATAGGGGTCGACCGGGTTATTGAAGCGGTGGGAATCGATGCTCAGCCGCCAAACAAAGGACCTGCTAAGGACAATTATTCACTGTACACGTCCCAGTTTGAGCAGGAGTCAAACCAACTCCCCGACAGTAAAATCAGTGAAAAAAAGGGATGGTCCCCGGGACACGCGCCTTCACTCTCTCTACGGTGGGCAGTTGAAGCTGTGGATAAGGCCGGTACCCTGGGTATAGTGGGAGTATATCCCGATGCCGCGCACTCCTTTCCCATAGGTATGGCAATTGAGAAGAATTTAACCATAAACATGGGAAATTGCAATCACCGGAAATACTTTCCCCATCTTATTGGGCTGGTGGAGAGTGGGGTGGTTGATCCTCTGGATATCTTAACCCATATAAAGCCACTTACTTTTGCTCCCAATGTGTATAAAGAGCTTGATTCAAGAGACAATGGATGGGTTAAGGTTGAGATCGTGCCCGGAATGACCGATAAGGGCCAATAGGGGAGGAACAAGATGAGAGTTGTAGTTGATGAGTGTTGCCGCGGATGTGGCTTATGTGCCAGTATATGCCCTGATTCTTTCGATGTGATCGATGGGAAAAAAGCGCAGCCACGACATAAAAGTGTC
It includes:
- a CDS encoding ferredoxin — translated: MRVVVDECCRGCGLCASICPDSFDVIDGKKAQPRHKSVPEYLHLSYQIAAQSCPEKAIKIFSQV